The nucleotide window GCCCATGGCTTCATTTCGGCGAAGCTTGCCGAGCGGACCGGCTTCGGCGAGGACGATCTCGAACTGCTGTTCACCGCGCTCGCCGAAATGTTCGAACATGACCACTCCGCAGCACGCGGAGAGATGGCGAGCCGCAAGCTGATCGTGTTCAAGCACGATACTGCGCTCGGCAAGGCATCCGCTCATGCCTTGTTCGAGCGCGTCCGCATCGGCCGCAACATCGATGGCGAGTTTCGCGACGTCGAAGATCGAAGGATCGACAATGCGCCGCCAGCCCGTAAATTCACCAACTACATCGTCGAGATCGACCGCGCCAATCTGCCGGACGGCGTCGAAATCATCGAACGGCTGTGATGGAAGATGAGGCCAGCGCGCTGATGGAAGAGCGGGAACCGATCCCGCTTTCCGCCTTGCAGCATGCGGTCTACTGTCTCCGTCAGGCGGCGCTGATCCACCTCGAACGCCTATGGGAGGAGAACCGCTTCACAGCCGAAGGCCACGTCCTGCACGTTGCCGCCGACAAGCCGGGCGGTCGGCGCGTTCGCGGCGTGCGGCGTGTGACGGCGCTCGCCATCGGCTCGCCACGCCTCGGCATCGCGGGCGTCGCCGATCTCGTCGAATTTCGCGCAGAGGGAGATCACGAGATCGCGTTTCCGGTGGAATACAAGCGCGGCAAGCCGAAGCCCCATCGCGCCGACGAGGTGCAGCTCTGCGCGCAAGCGCTTTGCCTCGAAGACATGACCGCTCAGGCAGTCCCCGCAGGCGCGCTCTTCTATGCGGAGACGAAGCGGCGAGTGGAGGTCGCCTTCGACAGCGATCTCAGGGCGCTGACCATGTCCACCATCGACGCGCTGCGGGATGTGTTTGCATCGCGCCACACCCCGTTGCCGACGCAGCAGCGCAGCCGCTGCCGCGCCTGCTCGCTCGCTGGCCTCTGCAAGCCGCAAATCGCTGGGCGCGCCGTTCGCGACTGGCGGCGTCGCACGGTCGACCGCATGCTGACGGAGCGAATTTGACATTTGAGCCTCTTTGCTCCAAGCGCTCGCTCAAGGGGCAAATTCAAAGGCGTCTTTGGAATCATAGAGTTACCAGGCGGCATTTGCTCGTGAGGGCGCTGCAGCTCGACGCAAATGTCGGAATTGGACCGCTGGCGGGAGAAAGCCGATGAAGAAGCTGCTCAACACCGTCTACATCACAACCGAGGGAGCGAGCCTTCGCAAGGATGGCAAGAACCTCGTGGCGGAGGTGGACGGCGCGGAACGGGCGCGGGTGCCCTTCCACATGCTGTCTTCCTTGGTGCTCTTCGGCGCGATTTACGTTTCGCCTGCGCTGATCGGTGCCTGCGCGGCTTCCGGCATAACCATTGTCCTTCTCGACCGAGCTGGCCGCTTTCAGGCTCGCGTTGAAGGGCCGGTGAGCGGCAATGTGCTTCTGCGCCGCGCGCAATATCGCGTCTCGGATGCGCCCACCGAGATCGTGCGCTCGCTGGTGGTCGGCAAGATCGCCAACCAGCGGGCCGTTCTGATGCGTGCCCTGCGCGATCACGGCGCGGGGTTTGCAGTCGAACGAAGAGCCGCCATCGAAAACGTTGTCGATCGGCTTGCGCATATCATCGCCCGCGCCGAGCGGAAGGACGACAGCACCGATGCCATGCGCGGCTCGGAGGGCGAGGCGGCCCACCTCTATTTCTCGGTTTTTGACGATCTGATCCTCAGTCCAGCCTCAGAACTTCGTTGGCGCGGGCGGTCGCGCAGGCCGCCGCTCGATCCCATCAACGCGCTCTTGTCGTTTCTGTACGCGCTTCTGACCCATGACTGCCGCTCTGCGGCTGAAGCCGTCGGTCTCGATCCTGCCGTCGGCTTCCTGCACCGAGACCGTCCGGGGCGGCCATCGCTTGCCCTTGACCTCATGGAAGAACTGCGGCCCGTGCTGGCCGACCGGCTGGCGCTTTCGTTGATCAACCGCCAGCAGCTTCAGGCCAGCGATTTCGTGACCGAGGATAGCGGCGCCGTCCGCATCAAGGACGACGCCCGTAAAGTTGTCCTGACCGCGTGGCAGGAGCGCAAGAAGGACGAGCGCCTGCATCCGTTCCTCGACGAGAAGGCACCGCTTGGTCTTGTGCCCTATTTGCAGGCGCAGATGCTCGCCCGGCACCTGAGAGGCGACATCGACGCTTATCCGCCCTGGTTCTGGAAATAGGAGGCGCGTTTGCTTGTGCTTGTGACCTACGACGTCAACACGATCGAAGGCGACGGCAAGGCGCGCTTGCGCGCCGTTGCGAAGGCTTGCCGCGATTTCGGTCAGCGTGTGCAGTTCTCGGTTTTCGAAATCGAGGTCGATCCTGCCCAGTGGACGCGTCTGAAGGCGCGGCTTGAAGCCATCATCGACCCAAAGCACGACAGCCTGCGCTATTATCATCTCGGGGCGAACTGGCAGCGCAAGGTCGAGCATGTCGGCGCGAAGCCTGCGGCCGACCTCGGTGGTACGCTGATCGTTTAACGAGGTATCAGCTCCGCTGGCTCAAACCGTCGCTTTACGCCTCGAAGGGCGCGAACCTGAAGCGTGTCGTCACTTCCCGGCAGTTTCGCGCCAGAGCAGCTCTTTGAAATCGTGAGCGATACTTTTCAGGCGACGGGAAAAAAGCCCTCCCATCATGTTGCGCGATCAAGGTTCGCGCTGATCGGATGCTTTCGAACGCGGTGCCAATGCGTTAAACAGGAAGCGTCGCTCCCCGCGCGGGAGCGTGGATCGAAAC belongs to Rhodomicrobium lacus and includes:
- the cas4 gene encoding CRISPR-associated protein Cas4; translated protein: MEDEASALMEEREPIPLSALQHAVYCLRQAALIHLERLWEENRFTAEGHVLHVAADKPGGRRVRGVRRVTALAIGSPRLGIAGVADLVEFRAEGDHEIAFPVEYKRGKPKPHRADEVQLCAQALCLEDMTAQAVPAGALFYAETKRRVEVAFDSDLRALTMSTIDALRDVFASRHTPLPTQQRSRCRACSLAGLCKPQIAGRAVRDWRRRTVDRMLTERI
- the cas1c gene encoding type I-C CRISPR-associated endonuclease Cas1c yields the protein MKKLLNTVYITTEGASLRKDGKNLVAEVDGAERARVPFHMLSSLVLFGAIYVSPALIGACAASGITIVLLDRAGRFQARVEGPVSGNVLLRRAQYRVSDAPTEIVRSLVVGKIANQRAVLMRALRDHGAGFAVERRAAIENVVDRLAHIIARAERKDDSTDAMRGSEGEAAHLYFSVFDDLILSPASELRWRGRSRRPPLDPINALLSFLYALLTHDCRSAAEAVGLDPAVGFLHRDRPGRPSLALDLMEELRPVLADRLALSLINRQQLQASDFVTEDSGAVRIKDDARKVVLTAWQERKKDERLHPFLDEKAPLGLVPYLQAQMLARHLRGDIDAYPPWFWK
- the cas2 gene encoding CRISPR-associated endonuclease Cas2, which encodes MLVLVTYDVNTIEGDGKARLRAVAKACRDFGQRVQFSVFEIEVDPAQWTRLKARLEAIIDPKHDSLRYYHLGANWQRKVEHVGAKPAADLGGTLIV